One Setaria viridis chromosome 7, Setaria_viridis_v4.0, whole genome shotgun sequence genomic region harbors:
- the LOC117865311 gene encoding uncharacterized protein: MDQQPQSDADFLEPSVLLDETHYQEGYKNGYHDGLSSGKEEGRQVGLKMGFQVGEELGFYQGCLDVWASATRIDQNVFSARVRKNIEQLAALVSSYPLSDPENEQVQDVMEKIRLKFRVITATLGAKLEYEGRPASSKQDVEDL, encoded by the coding sequence ATGGACCAGCAACCTCAAAGTGATGCTGATTTTCTTGAGCCATCAGTACTATTAGACGAGACACATTACCAGGAGGGCTACAAAAATGGTTATCATGATGGCCTATCATCAGGGAAGGAAGAGGGCAGGCAGGTTGGTTTAAAGATGGGTTTCCAGGTCGGTGAAGAGCTGGGTTTCTATCAGGGTTGTCTGGATGTGTGGGCCTCCGCAACTCGCATTGATCAGAACGTGTTCTCAGCTAGGGTCAGGAAGAACATTGAGCAACTAGCTGCACTGGTGAGCAGCTATCCGCTGTCTGATCCGGAGAATGAACAAGTTCAAGATGTGATGGAGAAGATAAGGCTGAAATTCAGGGTTATCACTGCAACCTTAGGGGCGAAGTTGGAGTATGAAGGTCGCCCGGCATCATCGAAACAGGACGTTGAGGATCTGTGA